A window of the Corynebacterium minutissimum genome harbors these coding sequences:
- the gluQRS gene encoding tRNA glutamyl-Q(34) synthetase GluQRS yields MDSLSPAGRYAPSPSGDLHLGNLRTALLAWLYARSSGRRFLVRVEDIDTQRSSRESAKRQLEDLATLGLGWDGEVIYQQDRYAAYEEALAQLPTYECYCSRKDIQEASRAPHAIPGQYPGTCRALSDDERAAKRAELATQNRVPAIRLRAGMATYTIHDAVVGEYTGEVDDFILRRGGQPPADPTQGMDWAYNLAVVVDDAFQGVDQIVRGDDLLSSAPRQAYLAHLLGYPEPEFVHVPLVLNSEGVRLSKRDGAVTLRQLLAEPEREVGDVIRLLAGSLGYDTEGLYTPTDLLTRFKPDKLSREPYVWDGTV; encoded by the coding sequence ATGGATTCTCTTTCTCCCGCCGGCCGCTATGCCCCGAGCCCGTCTGGTGATTTGCACCTAGGCAACCTTCGTACGGCGCTCCTCGCCTGGCTCTATGCGCGCAGTAGCGGACGGCGCTTCCTCGTTCGCGTGGAAGACATTGATACGCAGCGTTCCTCGCGCGAATCGGCTAAGCGCCAGCTGGAGGATCTCGCGACCTTGGGCCTGGGCTGGGACGGGGAGGTCATCTACCAGCAGGATCGCTACGCCGCCTACGAGGAAGCCTTGGCACAGCTGCCCACCTACGAGTGCTACTGCTCGCGCAAGGACATCCAGGAAGCCTCCCGCGCACCGCATGCAATTCCGGGGCAGTACCCGGGGACGTGCCGGGCGCTTAGCGACGATGAACGGGCCGCCAAACGCGCCGAACTCGCCACCCAGAACCGCGTGCCAGCCATACGCCTGCGAGCTGGGATGGCAACGTACACCATCCACGATGCCGTGGTGGGCGAGTACACGGGTGAGGTGGATGACTTCATCTTGCGCCGCGGCGGCCAGCCGCCGGCAGATCCGACTCAGGGTATGGACTGGGCCTATAACTTGGCGGTTGTCGTTGATGATGCCTTCCAAGGGGTGGATCAGATTGTGCGCGGCGATGATCTCCTCTCCTCCGCGCCACGCCAGGCATACCTTGCGCACCTTCTGGGCTATCCGGAGCCAGAGTTCGTCCACGTGCCGCTCGTGCTCAACTCTGAGGGAGTGCGCCTGTCCAAGCGCGATGGGGCAGTGACCCTGCGTCAACTACTCGCCGAGCCAGAACGAGAAGTGGGCGACGTCATCCGCCTGCTTGCGGGCTCCCTAGGCTACGACACCGAAGGACTGTACACGCCTACGGATCTTCTCACGCGCTTTAAACCCGATAAGCTTTCGCGTGAACCCTATGTCTGGGATGGAACGGTGTAG